The following nucleotide sequence is from Salvia miltiorrhiza cultivar Shanhuang (shh) chromosome 7, IMPLAD_Smil_shh, whole genome shotgun sequence.
ATAAGCAACACGCCGCTTGCCAAAGTGCAAGAAAAGCTCCACACGAAGATAATGGAAGCAAGAGATTCGCGGATAAAAGCTACTTCAGAGTCCCTGAAGAGCATGAGAGTCCTGAAGTTGCATTCGTGGGAACCAACTTTTCTGAAAAAGCTATTCCATCTCAGGGAAACAGAAAGAGGTTTCTTGATAAAGTACCTCTACACAAGCTCAGCTGTGACTTTTCTTTTCTGGGCTTCGCCTACATTTGTTTCAGTTGTCACCTTTGGGGTGTGCGTCTTGTTGGGGACGCCATTAACATCCGCCACCGTTCTTTCAGCTTTAGCCACTTTTCGAATTCTCCAAGAACCTATCTATAATCTGCCAGAACTTATTTCTATGGTAGCTCAGACTAAAGTTTCAATTGATCGGGTGCAAAGTTTCATTAGGGAAGAAGATTCGAAGAGATTAACGTACAATCATACTTCAGGTGCACCAGGTGTTGCCATCGAGATTGAAGCTGCAGAATTTTCATGGCAGGACAGAGATGCAAAAAAACCAACCATTAAGATAACGAAGAGGCTTAGAATCATGAAGGGGAGCAAGGTGGCTATCTGCGGTTCAGTGGGGTCTGGTAAGACGAGCTTTCTGTGTAGTATACTCGGTGAAATACCTAGAGTATCTGGGCCAAGTATCGAAACTTATGGCTCAAAGGCTTTTGTGCTGCAAAGTGCTTGGATACAAACAGGTACCGTTAGAGACAACGTACTGTTTGGTAAGGAAATGGATAGATCTTTCTATGAAAATGTGGTAGAAGCATGTGCACTGAACCATGATATTGAGATGTGGGACGATGGAGATTTATGTGTTGTGGGCGAAAGGGGGTTGAACTTGAGCGGAGGGCAGAAACAAAGAATTCAAATGGCGAGGGCTCTGTATAGCAACTCGGATATATATCTGCTCGACGATCCTTTTAGCGCTGTCGATGCACATACTGGGGCTCATATGTTCAAGGTATGTGATTTTTACTTATCCTCTTCCCATCAGTGAAAACTTTCCTTTCATGTGAATGACTATGTTCCTTTGTTGATTGATATTACGCAGAAATGTCTAATGCAACTCTTGCATGACAAGACCGTAGTCTATGTTACTCATCAGTTGGAGTTTTTAGATTCCTCCGACCTTGTATTGGTACGTTTTTTACATATTCGTGTTTGTAGCCTAAGCCGTGGAAGTGATTTATGTGTTACCAGATTTATTATGAGAGATGTATATAGAGAATGTAATGGTTATAAATTATCTCAATTCTTATCCTAGTTTTTACATTTTGAGCAGGTCATGAAAGATGGCAGAATTGTGGAATCAGGACAGTACCGTGATTTAGTTTCGAATCCTGATGGGGAACTGATGAAACAAATGGCAGCCCACCACAAATCTTTAGATCAAGTCAACCCTTCCAAGTCGAACCCCTCAATGAAGCGCCGCCAGGCCAATTGCATAGAAGCTTGCGAAGTAAAATTTATCGACCATAGCAGAAGCAACAGAGTCTCAAAGACGTGTCTGCATGAAGAAGAGAGTGGGAGAGTAAAATGGCACGTATATGCAGCCTTTGTGATGGCTGCATATAGAGGTGCTCTTGTTCCAATCACCCTATTATGTCATGTGCTCTTCCAGTTGTTGCAGATGGGTAGCAACTATTGGATTGCGTGGGGGTCGGATAAAGAAGAAATTGTTACAAAACAGCAGTTGATCGTGATGTTTGCTTTGCTTTCTGGTGCAAGCTCCTTCTTTGTTTTGGGAAGAGCATTTCTCTTGTCAGCTATTGCTATAGAGACCTCTCAGCGTCTGTTCCTTGGAATGATGAAATCCGTCTTTCGTGCACCTTTGTCATTCTTCGACTCCACCCCTTCAAGCCGGATCCTGAATCGGGTCAGTTGCTTGTAGctgtttttcattttcattacaGAAGTTGCTGGTTTCTGAAATAGTGTTCTTGATTACCAGTCTTCCACAGATCAAAGCATAGTGGACACGGATATTCCATACCGGTTAGCTGGACTGGCATTTGCGATTATCCAGCTATTAAGCATCGTTGCGCTCATGTGCCAGGTTGCCTGGCAGATCTTCTTTCTCTTCCTCGTGGTCTTTGCCGTCTCCATATGGTATCAGGCAAGGACTATTCCCATTTTTAAGCATAAAATCACCACTTCAAAGTTCAAACTGCATATCAATAGATGCAATGAGTTAGCAGCAACTGCTAATAATAATGGCTTCTTTGGTGCAGGCATACTACATCAGCACCGCCAGAGAGTTAGCCAGAATGGTTCCGATCCAGCAAGCTCCGATTCTTCATCACTTTTCCGAATCAATAGCTGGAGCAACAGTCATACGGAGCTTTAATCAGGAGGACCGATTTTGGAAGACAAATGTAAATCATATTGACAAATACTCTCGCGTTGCTTTTCACAACTCTGGTACAATGGAATGGCTCTGTGTTCGGATCAACTTTCTCTTCAACCTCGTCTTCTTTCTCCTCCTCGTCATCCTAGTCAGCCTTCCACGGTCTGCCATTGACCCAAGTAAGCACTTCGCATCCTCTACTCTTTTGTATCTTAATTGACAATTGGGAAGTGCCAATATTTTTCAAGTCCAGAGTTTTTGGTCGATTGCAGGCTTGGCTGGACTAGCAGCTACATATGGTTTGAATCTCAATGTGCTCCAAGCATGGGTGATATGGAACCTCTGCAATGTAGAAAACAAAATGATATCCGTGGAAAGGATCCTTCAGTTCACCGGCATACAAAGTGAAGCTCCTTTGGTCATCGAAGATCACAGACCAGAGTTGGATTGGCCTCGCAATGGAGAAATCAACGTTGAAAATCTCCACGTGCAGTACAATCCCATTCTACCTAGAGTACTCAAAGGGATCAGCTGCATCTTCCCGGGTAAAAAGAAAATTGGCGTTGTGGGAAGAACGGGAAGTGGCAAGTCGACTCTGATCCAAGCGCTCTTCAGAGTGGTCGAGCCTTCACAGGGATGTATTCTGATAGATGGAGTCGACATTTCAAAGTTAGGCCTGCAGGATCTGAGATCTAGGTTGAGTATAATTCCACAAGATCCGACTTTGTTTCAAGGAACCTTGAGGATGAATCTTGATCCACTTGAAGAGCACTCGGACCACGAGATATGGGAGGTAAGCCGTGTGAGTTTCCCTTGCCAACATTCCAATGAAAGAATCTCTTGACTTATAGTTGTTGCAATGTTATAACCTTCCCAGGTTATACACAAATGTCACCTCGCTAAAAACGTCAAGCAAGACGAAAGGCTTCTAGAAGCACCAGGTTCCAATTTCTTATGCTGTCTTGAATGAGAATATTCTTCTAGTTAGCTATCTATGTAACAAAATAATGGAAGTTAATTTGGTGCAGTTGCTGAAGATGGAGAAAACTGGAGTTTGGGACAAAGGCAGCTTGTATGTCTAGCAAGAGTGTTGCTGCAGAGGAGAAGGATACTGGTGCTAGACGAGGCCACAGCATCGGTGGATACAGCAACCGATAATTTGATACAGAAGAGGATAAGAGAAGAGACGAAGGGCTGCACCGTCATAACTGTGGCCCATCGGATTCCCACAGTAGTCGACAACGACCTGGTTTTGGTTCTTGGTGAAGGTAAGAAATGATGAAGCAAATGCAATGAAAAGTGGTTGGTGTTTTTATAGGCAAGTTACATATGGTGTGTTGTTTGTTGCAGGTAAGGTTGTGGAGTACAACTCTCCTTCGGAGTTACTAGGCGATAGCAGCTCCGCCTTCTCGAGTTTGGTGATGGAGTTTTTACGAAGATCATCGATATCGGACGACTAACAATGAGACAACACGACAggttcagagcttcttcaaggCACACTTGTTTAACTGACTAGAAAAAGGAAATCATAAAGGTACAGAATTTGCATTTAGAGAGCAGTCAGCAATGTAAATATAGGCTTAGAATCTCATGCCATTCTACTTCTAATTACTAATTTTAGTTTTTTCCGATTTTGAAAGACTAGTAAGATGCATTCTGTTGTGTCTCCTTTAatatctctttttcttttttttatcatatatgcATCAGCAATCGGCAATAGAACAAGAAGATAAAACGTGTTTAATCAATAACGAGCTTATAGTCAGTGATGGTGTTTCTGATATAATCAGAGTGACTGGCTTTATGTAAATTACACGTCACAAATGATGAAATAAAAATGCTTCGTTCTGGTCCCCATCGGCCATCATTAATCCTGGATAAAATTGAACCCTAAATATGCATTAGTGATTATGAAGCTGCGAAATAACATCAGTATGATATTAATCTGTGCAAATAATCAAATATCTAAGTATTAATCTTTGATGGGAGTACTCCAAATCACATTCTTGGTTCCTTTTATTCTAATTTAAGTATGTAAAAATCTGCATGAACAGAAAATCTATACTTGGAGTTGCTTTGTTActgtatttatttatgtttatccTCTGAATGAGATCAACCAATTAAGTAATTCATATCATGCTTCCCTATAATTTTGATTCTTCTGTTAATTGCAATCTAAAGAGTTTTCTAGAGGATATGTATAGAGGgctcattttcaattttatttttgcatAACTATATCTATATGAACTAAATAATACATGTACACACCATAGCATAACTAAGGACATATACAATCATCAAAACATATACTTATTGATTTCAATCTCTTGTTTTACATTAAAATAAAGTATAGATTGGGGTTATAGTCACCTAGAAGAGTTAGTCGGTGTGAGTGTGTGGCTCTAtgaaaaatctatataatatcaTTATGCATATCGTTAATAAACTATACAGTTCATGTGCTGTTGTTGCACAGAGGGCTAGTGAGTAGTGTGTGGCTGAGTCAGAGTggctctcaaaaaaaaaattatgtacaaTGTCATTATGtatttgtatgtatatatatatatttcgtgGATCAGTATCTCACACATGGTTTCGTGGTGTAGTTGGTTATCACGTCAGTCTAACACACTGAAGGTCTCCGGTTCGAGTCCGGGCGAAGCCATTTTTTTGTGCTCTATATTTTCAATTGTAATTCCATATTTTCCGTGTGAAATTGggcttagattttttttttttgaggcaatAGAATAACCTTTTGGAAGGGGGAGTTAacagagattttttttattttttttagaaataacATAAGATGCCATATTTCAAACAAGTGTGAAATACACCGCAGCTGTGACGTCAAATGTCATGCTTGCCAAAATTGCCATTTCAATTTCTCGTTGACATTTATTAAacattatttttactaataaaGTTTCGCACTCCCAAATAATCTTATAATAAAACCTTGTAATATATCataagaatatttttttatttgatgttATATATTGATAATGAATTATTGATCATCAGAATTTTGTTTGACCTCAACTCATTAGatataccaaattaaaaaaCTAGACCACAAAAATGTATGATGGCTTTATACAGTTGCTATCAGAAAAATGTGGTGGACCAAGCATAGTGTTATGCATGCATCATGCTTGGTCAATACTCCATTATCTCCtgtctttttctttattttcttaaatatttcCATCAGTGTTTTTCgatatataattgaataaataTCACAAAGAGTTGAAAAAGTAACGAAACAAGACGAGCAAAATTGTTCACTTGTATCGCAAAgtcataaatatattaaaacaaaacataaaatcTAATTTCCTCTAAATTAAAAACCTCATTCAGTATTTTCAACCTACCGACTAAGATTCTTTAATTGTTCCTACGAATATTCCAATAGAAACACATTTTCTTTCTAGAAAATGACAATTGCTTGTTTTCTAAGCTTATACTATAAAGTTTCTCACTAAAAAACAATTATGATTACCTACCTTTTTTATGGCATCCAGAATAACTATATCTGAAGTAAAATCGTATGAATTATTACACTCTACAAAAATGGagtaatttattaattgatttttcTTCTCGAATGAgtacacacacaaaaaaaaaggcAATTCG
It contains:
- the LOC130995573 gene encoding ABC transporter C family member 3-like isoform X2 — protein: MNSFLFMDVNLKLVDVAFCLVFFVWILWDASGKRKEFGVDEHFLRRESSSLSAKINVLLSFVMGVSYVVYLLHEFWESVNFPIDDIFSAIAWCCACILAVYSVSRGKKRWPLVLILWWSYSSICSLVAVSFYCLHRFRYIDEPKFVPKANAVDFPALPLSLLLCLNALLSNIVKTKSDATRPLLSDSERDSGCESDPFSSAGIWSLLTFRWLNPLFQKGRREKLQTEDVPPIPRSETAEEASCLLEEFFRKQKTSVPSLPSAILHAIRTPLAINAVFAGVNTIASYIGPLLITTFVNFMSSNDENLRWHHGLILALIFFFAKNVESLSQRQWYFGARRIGIRVRAGLMALMYKKSLALKYGGTRSGKIINYVNVDVERIAEFCWHFHGIWLLPFQITFALGILYKNLGAAPSLAAFFTTIFVMISNTPLAKVQEKLHTKIMEARDSRIKATSESLKSMRVLKLHSWEPTFLKKLFHLRETERGFLIKYLYTSSAVTFLFWASPTFVSVVTFGVCVLLGTPLTSATVLSALATFRILQEPIYNLPELISMVAQTKVSIDRVQSFIREEDSKRLTYNHTSGAPGVAIEIEAAEFSWQDRDAKKPTIKITKRLRIMKGSKVAICGSVGSGKTSFLCSILGEIPRVSGPSIETYGSKAFVLQSAWIQTGTVRDNVLFGKEMDRSFYENVVEACALNHDIEMWDDGDLCVVGERGLNLSGGQKQRIQMARALYSNSDIYLLDDPFSAVDAHTGAHMFKKCLMQLLHDKTVVYVTHQLEFLDSSDLVLVMKDGRIVESGQYRDLVSNPDGELMKQMAAHHKSLDQVNPSKSNPSMKRRQANCIEACEVKFIDHSRSNRVSKTCLHEEESGRVKWHVYAAFVMAAYRGALVPITLLCHVLFQLLQMGSNYWIAWGSDKEEIVTKQQLIVMFALLSGASSFFVLGRAFLLSAIAIETSQRLFLGMMKSVFRAPLSFFDSTPSSRILNRSSTDQSIVDTDIPYRLAGLAFAIIQLLSIVALMCQVAWQIFFLFLVVFAVSIWYQAYYISTARELARMVPIQQAPILHHFSESIAGATVIRSFNQEDRFWKTNVNHIDKYSRVAFHNSGTMEWLCVRINFLFNLVFFLLLVILVSLPRSAIDPKFLVDCRLGWTSSYIWFESQCAPSMGDMEPLQCRKQNDIRGKDPSVHRHTK
- the LOC130995573 gene encoding putative ABC transporter C family member 15 isoform X1 produces the protein MNSFLFMDVNLKLVDVAFCLVFFVWILWDASGKRKEFGVDEHFLRRESSSLSAKINVLLSFVMGVSYVVYLLHEFWESVNFPIDDIFSAIAWCCACILAVYSVSRGKKRWPLVLILWWSYSSICSLVAVSFYCLHRFRYIDEPKFVPKANAVDFPALPLSLLLCLNALLSNIVKTKSDATRPLLSDSERDSGCESDPFSSAGIWSLLTFRWLNPLFQKGRREKLQTEDVPPIPRSETAEEASCLLEEFFRKQKTSVPSLPSAILHAIRTPLAINAVFAGVNTIASYIGPLLITTFVNFMSSNDENLRWHHGLILALIFFFAKNVESLSQRQWYFGARRIGIRVRAGLMALMYKKSLALKYGGTRSGKIINYVNVDVERIAEFCWHFHGIWLLPFQITFALGILYKNLGAAPSLAAFFTTIFVMISNTPLAKVQEKLHTKIMEARDSRIKATSESLKSMRVLKLHSWEPTFLKKLFHLRETERGFLIKYLYTSSAVTFLFWASPTFVSVVTFGVCVLLGTPLTSATVLSALATFRILQEPIYNLPELISMVAQTKVSIDRVQSFIREEDSKRLTYNHTSGAPGVAIEIEAAEFSWQDRDAKKPTIKITKRLRIMKGSKVAICGSVGSGKTSFLCSILGEIPRVSGPSIETYGSKAFVLQSAWIQTGTVRDNVLFGKEMDRSFYENVVEACALNHDIEMWDDGDLCVVGERGLNLSGGQKQRIQMARALYSNSDIYLLDDPFSAVDAHTGAHMFKKCLMQLLHDKTVVYVTHQLEFLDSSDLVLVMKDGRIVESGQYRDLVSNPDGELMKQMAAHHKSLDQVNPSKSNPSMKRRQANCIEACEVKFIDHSRSNRVSKTCLHEEESGRVKWHVYAAFVMAAYRGALVPITLLCHVLFQLLQMGSNYWIAWGSDKEEIVTKQQLIVMFALLSGASSFFVLGRAFLLSAIAIETSQRLFLGMMKSVFRAPLSFFDSTPSSRILNRSSTDQSIVDTDIPYRLAGLAFAIIQLLSIVALMCQVAWQIFFLFLVVFAVSIWYQAYYISTARELARMVPIQQAPILHHFSESIAGATVIRSFNQEDRFWKTNVNHIDKYSRVAFHNSGTMEWLCVRINFLFNLVFFLLLVILVSLPRSAIDPSLAGLAATYGLNLNVLQAWVIWNLCNVENKMISVERILQFTGIQSEAPLVIEDHRPELDWPRNGEINVENLHVQYNPILPRVLKGISCIFPGKKKIGVVGRTGSGKSTLIQALFRVVEPSQGCILIDGVDISKLGLQDLRSRLSIIPQDPTLFQGTLRMNLDPLEEHSDHEIWEVIHKCHLAKNVKQDERLLEAPVAEDGENWSLGQRQLVCLARVLLQRRRILVLDEATASVDTATDNLIQKRIREETKGCTVITVAHRIPTVVDNDLVLVLGEGKVVEYNSPSELLGDSSSAFSSLVMEFLRRSSISDD